In the genome of Helicovermis profundi, the window TTTTATAGCTTCGACTACACTACTATGTGTTTCATATACTAAACAAGTGTATTCTTTGTTAGATTTATTTACTTTCGATACTATAATTGTATTTTTAGAATTATCATAATTATTATTGTACACAAAAGTAAAATAACCATCATTATTTTCAGATAATTTTTTTCTAGCTTCTTTTGATTTAATAGTATTCCAATAGTCAAGCGCTCCCCAAAGATTTTTAGTATTAATCCCTCTAATTCTATCTTCAAACGATGGCATTACAAAATTTACAACTGTGCCACTAATTTTTAAGGGATATTTGTTCTCTATATCATAAAAATATTTAAGCGACATATCTATCCAATTTTTGCCATTAACATCAATTTTATATGGATAAAATTTAGAATCTTCTAATATATATCCTTCACTATTCATTATTGATCCAATCTGTATTTCTGGATAAACTGTATTTTCATTTGAAATCAAAGCGTTTAATTGTATTTTAAATATTTCTCCAGAATAATCTTCAATAGAAATTTCATAAATATCTTCATTTAACATCCGATTCGATTTATCAAATATACCGATTTTTACATTATTAGTTTGTTCAAAAACTCTAGTTTTAATTTTTAAATCTTGCTTATTCCATGTTGAATTTTCATATAAGTTAATAAAGCTATGTAAATTCTTTTTTATTTCAACATTTTTCTCTTTAAGATAGTATTCTTCAAAATAACTTGTTTGAAAAAATAATATTATACCAATAAAAAAAGTAAAGCTAACAACAAGTATAATAAAAATTTTTAAAATTATACTCCTATTTCGCATTACTTCACCTCAAATTTATATCCAGCTCTAATAATAGTCTTTATATATTTTGCACTTTCGCCTAACTTATTTCTTAATTTTTTAATATGCGTATCTACCGTTCTAAGATCTCCAAAATAATCGTACCCCCATATACTATCCAAAATAATTTCTCTAGTTAGTACTTTATTTTTATTTTTTACGAGTAGTAATAGCAAATCATACTCTTTTGGGCTAAGTGAAATCATTTTTCCATTAACTTTGACCTCATACGAAGCGTAATCAATTACTAAGTTTTCATATTCATATTTAGAAACATTTCCTCTAACGGATCCTTCTGCTCTCTTTAATAAATTTTTAGCTCTTGCAACAAGAACTTTAGGACTAAAAGGTTTAGTTACATATTCATCAGCACCAAGCTCAAAGCCAAGAATCTTATCTTCTTCCTCCGTTTTAGCTGTAATAATTATTATAGGAACATCTGAATTTTTTCTTATTTTTTTACATAATGAAAAACCATCAATTTCGGGTATCATAACATCTAATATTATTAAATCTAATTTATTTGCTTCAATTTTATCGAGTGCTTCTCTTCCATTTGATGCTTCTATAACACTAAAACCTTCTTTTTTAAAATATAAGAAAACTAGTTCTCTTAATCTGTCTTCA includes:
- a CDS encoding response regulator transcription factor; the protein is MVRKILIVEDEDRLRELVFLYFKKEGFSVIEASNGREALDKIEANKLDLIILDVMIPEIDGFSLCKKIRKNSDVPIIIITAKTEEEDKILGFELGADEYVTKPFSPKVLVARAKNLLKRAEGSVRGNVSKYEYENLVIDYASYEVKVNGKMISLSPKEYDLLLLLVKNKNKVLTREIILDSIWGYDYFGDLRTVDTHIKKLRNKLGESAKYIKTIIRAGYKFEVK